One Phosphitispora fastidiosa genomic region harbors:
- the tsaB gene encoding tRNA (adenosine(37)-N6)-threonylcarbamoyltransferase complex dimerization subunit type 1 TsaB, whose amino-acid sequence MYILGIDTATRVAGAAVAGDDRLVSERFIHNLKTHSQNIIPMIQQVLDDAGIKPAELDGIAVTSGPGSFTGLRIGMAVAKTMGQALDIPVVGVSTLRVLAWNYYRASGLICPVLDARRNEVYAGIYGSGPEGLEELVRPAAMPVEQLLDELSRYRENVIFLGDGVPVYRDTIITRLGSRALFGTMINSFPRAGAAAELGMVQLQQGQTEDYTFMQPVYLRKSEAETTWEKKHGQ is encoded by the coding sequence ACACAGCCACAAGAGTGGCCGGGGCAGCTGTGGCCGGAGATGACAGGCTGGTTTCGGAACGGTTTATTCACAACCTGAAAACACATTCCCAGAACATTATTCCCATGATTCAGCAGGTGCTGGATGATGCCGGCATTAAACCGGCAGAACTGGATGGTATTGCTGTTACCAGCGGCCCGGGGTCATTCACCGGGCTGAGGATTGGGATGGCTGTTGCTAAGACCATGGGCCAGGCGTTGGATATACCTGTTGTGGGAGTTTCTACCCTGAGGGTTTTGGCTTGGAATTACTACCGGGCATCGGGGCTGATTTGCCCTGTTCTTGACGCCAGAAGAAATGAGGTTTACGCAGGAATCTACGGGTCAGGTCCAGAAGGTTTGGAGGAACTGGTAAGACCGGCGGCCATGCCTGTGGAACAGCTTTTGGACGAATTATCGCGATACCGCGAAAATGTTATCTTTTTGGGTGACGGAGTTCCGGTTTACCGGGATACTATCATCACCCGGCTTGGCTCCCGGGCTTTATTCGGGACTATGATTAACAGTTTTCCCAGGGCCGGGGCTGCTGCCGAACTTGGGATGGTTCAGCTGCAGCAGGGCCAGACAGAGGATTATACTTTTATGCAGCCGGTATATCTCCGGAAGTCGGAGGCTGAAACTACCTGGGAGAAAAAACACGGGCAATGA
- the rimI gene encoding ribosomal protein S18-alanine N-acetyltransferase yields MDNTKTPVRIKRMCKAYLDEVVAIENTSFPTPWSRMAFSHEIDNNDFAYYIAALAGDRVIGYAGMWIILDEGHVTTLAVHPSYRRKQVGGTLLCELFKEALCRGCQKMTLEVRPSNFAALRLYENTGFISHGVRHGYYSDTGEDAVIMWKNLRKDT; encoded by the coding sequence ATGGATAATACGAAAACACCCGTCCGGATTAAGCGGATGTGTAAGGCATACCTTGACGAGGTCGTGGCCATAGAGAATACATCTTTTCCTACGCCATGGTCACGAATGGCATTTTCTCATGAAATTGACAATAATGATTTTGCTTATTATATTGCTGCACTTGCAGGGGATAGGGTCATCGGGTATGCCGGGATGTGGATAATCCTTGATGAAGGGCATGTGACAACACTCGCGGTCCACCCTTCTTACAGGAGGAAGCAGGTCGGGGGAACGCTGCTTTGCGAGCTTTTTAAAGAAGCCCTCTGCAGGGGCTGCCAAAAAATGACTCTTGAAGTCAGGCCATCCAATTTTGCAGCCCTGAGGCTTTATGAAAATACGGGATTTATTTCCCATGGGGTCAGGCACGGTTACTATTCTGATACCGGTGAAGATGCAGTTATCATGTGGAAGAACCTTCGCAAAGATACCTGA
- the tsaD gene encoding tRNA (adenosine(37)-N6)-threonylcarbamoyltransferase complex transferase subunit TsaD codes for MSAETIILGIETSCDETSAAVIADGSRIMSSVISSQVPVHQRFGGVVPEIASRKHVELINSVIRQSLDEAGVTFKDLTAVAVTYGPGLVGALLVGVSAAKALAYTLDLPLIGLNHVECHIYANFLTRPPELPVVCLVVSGGHTDLIFIQAHGSYELIGRTRDDAAGEAFDKVARVMGLGYPGGPLIDRLAAGGNPAAIDFPRAYLENNSFDFSFSGLKSSVLNYLNKAKMRGEEIEQTDLAASFQGAVVDVLSDKTVAAAVKYGVSTVLLAGGVAANTGLRRELTRRAQSFGISVRYPEPVFCTDNAAMVACAGYYRYLRREFAPLTLNAVPGLKLGKDAY; via the coding sequence GTGTCGGCAGAGACAATCATACTTGGAATAGAAACATCTTGTGATGAAACATCGGCTGCTGTAATTGCAGATGGCAGCAGAATTATGTCAAGTGTTATTTCATCACAGGTCCCGGTGCATCAGAGATTCGGGGGCGTGGTTCCCGAAATAGCGTCCCGGAAGCATGTGGAACTGATAAACTCGGTAATTCGCCAGAGCTTAGACGAAGCCGGGGTTACTTTTAAGGATCTTACCGCTGTTGCGGTAACTTACGGTCCTGGACTGGTGGGGGCGCTCCTGGTCGGTGTTTCCGCTGCCAAGGCCTTGGCGTACACTCTTGACCTGCCCCTTATCGGGCTGAATCATGTGGAATGCCATATCTATGCTAATTTCCTCACCAGGCCTCCGGAGCTTCCGGTAGTCTGCCTGGTGGTTTCCGGTGGGCACACGGACCTGATCTTTATCCAAGCTCACGGAAGTTATGAACTCATCGGGAGAACCCGGGATGATGCTGCCGGAGAAGCCTTTGACAAGGTGGCCAGGGTCATGGGACTGGGATACCCTGGCGGTCCTCTGATAGACAGGCTGGCAGCCGGGGGAAATCCCGCAGCTATTGATTTCCCCAGGGCTTACCTGGAGAATAACAGTTTTGATTTCAGCTTCAGCGGGCTTAAGTCATCTGTTCTCAATTACCTCAACAAGGCAAAAATGAGAGGTGAAGAGATAGAACAGACTGATCTGGCGGCCAGCTTTCAGGGAGCGGTGGTCGATGTACTTAGCGATAAAACCGTGGCGGCTGCCGTGAAATATGGGGTAAGTACCGTTCTGCTGGCCGGCGGGGTTGCAGCCAATACCGGACTGAGACGGGAATTGACACGAAGGGCCCAATCTTTTGGTATCAGTGTCAGGTATCCGGAACCGGTCTTTTGTACCGACAATGCCGCTATGGTAGCCTGTGCCGGTTATTACAGGTATCTGCGGCGCGAGTTTGCCCCTCTTACTCTCAATGCTGTACCGGGTCTGAAGCTTGGTAAAGATGCCTATTGA
- the lgt gene encoding prolipoprotein diacylglyceryl transferase, with product MLFEYGAFTVYAWGFTLSLAILLGTMVAVRLARGIGMEPDRILDLVIVLVVGGVVGARLFYVFVYEPGRYLQEPLQIFAIWKGGLVYYGALIGGFITGTWYVIRKKLPFWSLADLVSPPLALGYGIVRLGCFMNGCCYGKETESFLGVVFPYIEGAPCPDLIARYPTQLFSSAIGFLLFGVLMFVWKRKKFDGQVFLLFLILYGIGRSIVESFRENLLVFGNVTVSQLVSAIIVLAAIVFYRLRSQQKHHGGGE from the coding sequence GTGCTTTTTGAATATGGGGCTTTTACTGTCTATGCCTGGGGATTTACCCTGAGCCTGGCAATTCTGCTGGGGACGATGGTTGCTGTAAGACTCGCCCGGGGCATTGGAATGGAACCTGACCGGATACTGGATCTTGTCATTGTTCTTGTTGTGGGCGGAGTGGTTGGCGCCAGACTGTTTTACGTTTTCGTGTATGAGCCTGGAAGATATCTGCAGGAACCCCTCCAGATATTTGCTATCTGGAAGGGCGGACTCGTTTATTATGGGGCTTTGATAGGTGGTTTCATAACCGGAACCTGGTATGTAATCAGAAAAAAGCTTCCTTTCTGGTCCCTGGCTGACCTGGTGTCGCCCCCCCTGGCCCTGGGCTATGGGATAGTACGGCTGGGATGCTTTATGAATGGCTGCTGTTACGGAAAAGAAACCGAGTCGTTTCTGGGGGTCGTCTTCCCGTATATTGAAGGTGCGCCCTGTCCTGACCTGATTGCCCGTTACCCTACTCAGCTTTTTTCTTCAGCTATCGGGTTTTTGCTTTTCGGGGTCTTGATGTTTGTCTGGAAGCGTAAAAAATTTGATGGGCAGGTATTTTTATTATTCCTGATACTTTATGGGATTGGCAGATCAATTGTGGAATCCTTCCGGGAGAACCTGCTGGTATTTGGAAATGTTACGGTATCCCAGTTGGTAAGTGCCATTATTGTTCTGGCTGCAATTGTTTTCTACCGCTTGCGAAGCCAACAGAAACATCATGGAGGGGGAGAATGA